The Candidatus Dormiibacterota bacterium DNA segment AGCCCTCGCCAACCGCTTCGTCGGCATCCTCCACGGATGCCTGACTCACCGGACCCTCTACTCCGAAGACGTCGCCTGGCCGACCCTGGTCGAGACAGCGGCTTGACTTCTTACGGCCGTGGGATATCTAGCTCTTCAGCGGCTCCAGGAAGCGCAGGAACTCCGCCCACGCCGCGTGGGCCGGCTCCTCGCGCCAGGTGGGGCGGTAGTCGGCGAAGAAGGCGTGGCCCGCCCCCTCGTAGACGAGGATGCGGTGCTCCAGGCCGGTCGCCCTCAGCGCCGTGCGCAGCTCCTCGAGGTCGTCCGCGTTGGGGTTCTGGTCGTCGGCGCCGAAGACCCCGAGCAGCGGGCAGGCGAGCCGGTCGACCCTGTCCACCACCACCTCGGGACGGCGCTCGTCGGGCGGGGCGGTGCGCCGGGTGATGCGTCCTCCCCAGCAGTCGACGGCGCGGTCGAGCACGCCCGCGTGGGTGGCGAGGAGGAGGGAGAGCCGCCCGCCCATGCAGAAGCCGATGCACCCGACGCGCCCGTTGCAGCCGGGCTGGGCGCGGAGCCAGTCGACGGTGGCGCGAAGGTCGGCGACCCCATCGGCGTCGGACATCGCCCCGATCCTCTGCATCACCTCGGCGATCTCCGTGCCCAGGGCGGGGGCGCCTCCGACGCGTCCGAACAGGTCGGGTGCCGCGGCGAGGAAGCCCTGGGCGGCGAAGCGGCGGGTGACGTCGCGGAGGTGGTCGTTGACGCCGTAGGCCTCGTGGATCACCACCAGGCCGGGCAGCGGACCGACCGGGTGCGCGGGGCGGGCGACGTGAAGGGCAAGGCGGTGGCCGTCCTCCACCGCGATCGTCACCGGGAACTCGCGGACGGTGGACGGGTCGGTGACGGCGCCGGGGATGTGCATCGAGCTCATCTTCTCAGAGGGGTGTCCCCCCCTCTGATCAGCACCCTCATGCGGAGAACAGCGGGCGGGGCGGCCGGCTGCTCAGCTCGTAGTAGGCCCGCTCGAGCTGCTGCGCCTCCGCGGGGAGGGGCCGGGGCTCGCCCAGGGGGAGGGCCTTCAGCATCACCTCGGCGAGCCGCTCGGCGAGGTGGCAGACCGCCAGCGCCTGATGGATGTCGCGGCCGACGCCGAGCATCCCGTGATGGGCGAGGATGACGGCGCGGAGGTCGCCGAGGTACTCGACCACCCGCTCGGCGAGTGCGGCGCTGCCGGGCAGCTCGTGGGGGCAGAGCGGGATCTCGCCGCCGAGGATGGCGACCTGCTCGTCGACGATCGGCGGGATCCCGCGGCCGAGCAGCGAGAGGGCGGTGACGGAGACGCTGTGAGCGTGGATCACCGCGCCGACCCAGGGGCCGCGCGCTCGGTGCACCGCGGAGTGCATCAGCAGCTCGCTGGTGGGGTTGCGGAAGCCCTCGACCACGTCGCCGCTCTGGAGGTCGACGATGCACGCGTCCGCGGCGGTGAGCGCGTCGTAGCGGACGCTGCTCGGCGAGGCGGCGATCAGCTCGGTGCCGGGGACCCGGATCGTGACGTTCCCCGCCGTGCCTGCGACCAGCCCGAGCCGGGCCAGCTCGCTGCATGCCCAGACCACCTGCTGGCGCTGCTCGTCGTGTGCCAACCCCGCCTCCTGACGTGTCCGGATCTAGAGCGACTCGAGCTGGGCGTACAGGTCACGCCAGCCGCGGTGGGCCTCCGCGTACACCGCGATGGTGCCATCGTCGGGGTCGGTCTCGACGCCGGGACGGCGGAACGCAGCAACCGCAGCGTCGAGGTCGGGGTGGAGGCCGGCCGCGACGGCGGCGCAGGCGGCCGCGCCGAGGGCGGTGACGTCGGTCTCGGCAGCGACGGTGACCGGGCGGCCGCAGACGCCGGCGAGGATCTCGGTGAAGAGGCGGCTGCGCGCCATCCCGCCGGCGAGGAGGAGCCGCCCGGCGCCGCCCCGCACCGCCTCGGCCTGCTCGAGGTTGGCCCGGGCACTGTGGGCGACCTCCTCGAGGCCGGCGCGGAGCAGGTCGGCGGCGCCGAGGTCGGCGCCCATGATCTCCGACGGCCAGGCGAGGACCCGCATCCGGGGCAGGAACGTGGAGGGACGGGTGGCGTCGAGCACGCTCGCCCCCCCGGCGAGGCCGGTCGCGCCCTGCGAGCCCGGCGGCGCGGTCGCGGCCAGGCGCTCGGCGAGGGCGTGGGCATCGTCGCCGTCGATCCCCGCGATGCCGCCGGTGAGGCGCTCGGCGAGCCACGCCCAGCCCAGCCCGGTGGTGCCGGCATTGCTCTCGCAGACGAAGCCGGCCAGCGGATGCGGGGTGCCCCAGGTGCGGCGTGTCCGGTCGCGTTTCGGCGCCGTGGCGGTGGCGAGGATCGGCATCGATGACCCCGCGAGCACCAGCGCGGTGCCGGGCTCGACGCCGCCGGCGCCGAGCAGCGCCGCCATCGAGTCGGGTGGTGCGACGGCGACGGGTGTCCCGGGTCTCAGCCCGGTGGCGGCTGCGGCGACGGGGGTGACCTCGCCGAGCCGCTCCCCGGGCCGGCGTATCGGGGGAAGCCAGCCGGGATCGAGGTCGAGCCGCTCCCAGATCCCCGTCCACGGCTCGCCGGCGTGGACGTCGAGGGCGAGCAGCTCGGTGGCGCCGCGGGCGTCGGTGGCGACCTCCCCGCAGAGGTGGTGGGCGAGCCACTCCCCGGTCCCGAGGACGTGTCGCACCCGCTCGAGGAGGGTGGGATCGTCATCGCCGAGGCGGAGCAGGCGGGCGGGGGCGTAGAGGAGGGCCAGGCCCCGGCCGGTGCGGTCGTAGAGCTCGCCGCCGGCGGCGTCGTCGACCCGCCAGCCGTGGGTGAGCCCGCGGGCGTCGGTGTTCGGCCCGGCGTAGAGGGTCTCCCCGGCCGCGTCGAGGGCGGCGCAGGCGATCCGCTGGCCGGTGCACGCGACCGCCGCGATGCCTGTCGGCGCGAGGTTGTGCACCACCGCGCCGATCGCCGCGGCGACGGCGGCGCGCAGCTCGGCGGGGTCCCAGCGGCGCCCCAGCGGGGGGAGGTCGAGGTGCTGGGTCAGGGAGCGCTGGGCCCGCGCCACCACCGTGCCGGCGGCGTCGACGGCGGTGGCGCGCAGCCCGCTGCCGCCGAGGTCGACGGCGAGGAGGAGCTCGCTCACCCCGGCCGGAGCACGGCGCCGAGCACCTCCGGGTTGGCGCAGCGCAGCGGGCGGTCGCCCCGGATCAGCAGCTCGAGGTCCTCGCGGATCATCTCCGAGTGCCGCCGCACCACGTCGTGGGTGGCGCCGCCGATGTGGGGGAGCACGAGGATGCGGTCGTCGCCGAGCAGCGGGTGCCCGGCCGGCAGCGGCTCCGGGGCGACCACGTCGAGAGCGGCGGCGGCGAGGTGGCCCTCGGCGACCAGCTGCACGATCGCGTCCTGGTCGACCACCTGGGCCCGGGCGGTGTTGAGGAGGATGGCGCCGCGGGGCAGGGCGCGGAGCCGCTCGGCGCTCAGCATTCCCACGGTCTGGGGGGTGCGCTCGACGTGCACGCTCAGCACGTCGGAGGTGGCGAGCAGGTTGTCCAGCGACCCCGAGGTCACCCCGTGGCGGTTGAGCACCGCGGCGTCGACGAAGGGGTCGTGGGCACGAACCCGCATCCCGAAGGCGAGGGCGCGGCGGGCCAGGGCGCGAGCGACGGCGCCGAAGCCGAGCAGGCCGAGACGGCGGCCGCCGAGCTCGACCCCGCGGAAGCGGATGTAGGGCACGAGCGCGTCGTCGTCGAGGCCGACCACCCAGCCGCCCTCGCGCACCAGCCGCGCCGCGGCCGAGATGTGGCGGATCCGGTCGAGGAGCATCCCCATGCAGAGGTCGGCCACCGAGTCGGCGTTGCGCCCGGGAGTGCCGAGGACGATGCGGCCCAGCTCGGTGGCGGCGGCGAGGTCGACGTTGACCGGCTTCCCCCGCGCCGAGGCGATCACCCTCAGGCCGGGAGCGGCCTCGAGGACGTCCCGGGTGACGAACTCCGCCTCGACCACCACGGCGTCGAAGCCGCCCGCGACCACCCGCTCGGCGAGCTCGTCCGGGGAGTGCATGCGACGCTCGTCGACCCAGGACTCGTGGACCACGCCGGCGACCGCGCGCAGCCGCGCCAGCTCGGCGGCGTCGAACGGGGCGAGGATGAGGACCTTCACGGCGCGCCGAGAATAGCGCCCGGACCGGCTATCCTCATGCCCCATGACCGTGGAGGAGGAGCGGGTCCGCGCCGTGAGCTTCGCCTACGACGAGCCGGCCCGGGCGCTGATCGTCGAGTGGGGCGACGGCGCGGTGCAGCGGATCCCGTTCACCGTGCTGCGGAGCTCGTGCCCCTGCGCGGTGTGCAAGGGCGAGATGGGCCGGCCGGGCCGCTTCGACGTCAAGCCCGGCCTGGACGCCGGCGAGGACGAGCTCGCCGACATCAACCTGGTCGGCCTCTATGGACTCGGGATCCGCTGGGGCAACGGCCACGACACCGGCATCTTCACCTTCGAGCACCTCCGGGCCCTGGGCGACGACGCCGAGCGGTGACCGCGGCGACGCGGCGTAGAGTCGGACGGCATGTCGACCACGATCACCGACCCGCTGCTGGTCGCCCGCGAGGGCGGCGTCCTCACCCTGACGCTCAACCGTCCGGACAAGCTCAACAGCTTCGACATCACGCTGCTGAGATCGCTCGCCGAGGCGACCGCCGAGGCCCGTGAGGACGAGTCCGTCCGGGCGGTGGTCATCACCGGCGGAGGCCGCGGCTTCTCCGCCGGCGCCGACCTCACCGAGGGGATGCGCGAGCCGGTGCGCCGCCGCCTCGCCCTGCGCTACGCACCGATCATCACGGCGATGCGGGCGATGGAGAAGCCGGTGATCGCCGCGGTGAACGGGGTCGCCGCAGGGGCCGGCATGTCCCTCGCCCTCGCCGCCGACTTCCGCATCGCCGCGGAGAGCGCGAGCTTCCTGCTCGCGTTCGCCCGCATCGGGCTGGTGCCCGACGCCGGGGCCACCTTCTTCCTCCCCCGCCTCGTCGGCCTCGCCAAGGCGGTGGAGCTGGCCATGCTCGCCGACCAGATCCCCGCGGCCGAGGCGCTGCGCATCGGCCTGGTCAACCGGGTCGTGCCCGACGCCGAGCTGGGGAGCGCTGCCCGCGAGCTCGCCGAGCGCCTCGCCCGGGGCCCGTTCTCGCTCGGGCTGATCAAGCGGGCGATGAACCAGTCCCTGGTCAGCGACCTCGGCACCCAGCTCCAGCACGAGGAGGACCTCCAGGCCCTGGCGATGGCCTCCGGCGACTTCATGGAGGGGGTCACGGCGTTCCGGGACAAGCGTCCGGCGGCGTTTTCGGGCCGCTGACCCGCCGGTCAGCCACGGGCCTGACACGAGGTGATCGCGGACCGCAGGGTAGTGCCGGGGGGAGGCGTTATACTCGCGGTCGCGCTGCGGGAGTAGCTCAGTGGTAGAGCACTACCTTGCCAAGGTAGGGGTCGCGAGTTCGAATCTCGTCTCCCGCTCCAAGCCCTTCTCAGGCAGGATCTGATCTCAGAGAGAGCCTGATCGAGGGGCGTGGGGTCCGTCGCGATCGCCCGCCCCGATTGTCTAGTGGATCACGCCCACGAGGGCAAGAACGGTCGCGACGACGACCACGACCAACATTGGGATAACCCCGCCAGCGAGGAACGGGTGTAGCTCCACGAAGGTCATCGAGCCGGGGTACCTCGCCTCCAGCTGCCTGGGTGACCGCGCCTTCGCATCGTCTCGGTCGACACCAATTCCGAGCGGACTGAGCGCAGCAGTCAGGGCGGCATGATCCCACTCAGCCCCCCACACCCTCACCAACGCCTCCCCGGTCGGGCTCACCGCCAAGAGGATGGGCGGAGGCCGACGCCCCCAACGCACTCGTGAAAGCACGACCGCGGCGACAGCGTCCGATCGTATGACGACAGGCCGCCCCGTCCGCGACCGGAAGAGGAGAACACCGCGTGTGGCGATCACTGCCTGTCGGCGGCGCTGCGACCGCATCCACCAGAGGACGCAGCTGACCACAGCCATCAGGGCGGCCACAGTCGCCAGGTAGCCGAACCCGCGGCTGCGGTAACCGCTGAGAAGAAATGCGACGGTCGCCACCAAGAACAACGGTGAACCGGAGACCGCTGGCTGTACGCCCAGCGCGGCTACTCGGGTACCCCCGTCGCCGTCCCAGGTGCTTCTCGCGGCACGGCGTGCGTCACGAATCGACCCGTTCACCTCGACCCGGCCTCCAAAGTTCCCGCATTCGCCCCGACCAATACACATCGATCGCGGCAGGGGGTTCCCTGCTCCCCAGGACGCTCGAGATGATTCGCATCCCCCTCCCTCGGTCCTCACATCTGGCACGTCCCCTCGGACCGATTCAGGAGATGTTCAATCGATTCCGGCGAGAGGAGAGACATCGATGTGCCGCCAGACCGCCGGCGGCCACCAAGAGGCCTATGCAGAACCCGGTCATGCCCCCGATGAGTTCAGCGAGCGTGCTCTCGTGAAGCGGGTCCATTTCGGCAACCGCGCCCATCGCCGTGCCAATTGACACGCTCGCCACCACGAAGGCAATCGCTCGAGGTGTCGGGCGCGGCAGCTGCCATCCCATCACAAATGGCAGGCAGAGCAGAAGCATGCCCAGACCCAACGCGGCTCGGACGCCGCCCGCCGTGTAGTCGAGCGATGCTTGGTCAGTCGTGACGTCGATGGTGGCACCGTCGAGCTCCAGCCGCGTAACCGCGTAGCGGTCGTAGGTGATTGTGACCGCGGTTGGCGATGGTACTGCCGGGCAGAGGTCCACATGCACTGACTGTGCGGAAGCGTAGTTCGTGGTCAATTCGTAATCGCAGTTGGCACCCACGGCCGTGATGAGACCGCTGACCTGACGCTCCGCCGATCTCTCCGAGACCCCATTCACGATGCCTCTCACTCCGATGACAATCATTGCCACGGCCCACAGCGCGAAGAGAGGCAGCAGGAAGCGCCGAGGTATGCGCATGCGAAGGAAGGAGGACGCGGGCATCCGTCGAGTATGGTGGACCTTGGCCCGACTACTCGCTACGCCTTCGCATCAGTCTTGTCGCCGAGGCGACCATCGAGGCCGATCTACCCGGCACGCGTCACCTCCTGGTGCAGTTCGACCGCGGCGGCCGCCGGCCGCCGCCCTCGTCGACCCCTGCTCCCGCCACGAGGGAGCTGCCTGGGTCCCGCATTCGACCCGATGCCAGCCTGACCCGCACCGCGATGAGCTTGGACCAAGCCCCCCGAAGGCAGGAGAGTAGTGGTCTTAGGGCATCATCGGGGCCATGTCGAGTTCGCCATAACACTCCTACCTTGCCAAGGTAGGGAAAGTTCGAGCCTCTGGCTCGGCTGCTCAACCGCCCTTGCGTGCCTCCGAACCATGCTCGCCTCAAGCGCCCCGACCCGCGGCGCCACCGACGACATCGCCCGTCTCAGGCCGCCATGGAGCAGCTGTACTGGTCGAGAGGGTCGACACCCGAAGTGCGCTGTGAGATGCGCGGAG contains these protein-coding regions:
- a CDS encoding class II aldolase/adducin family protein translates to MAHDEQRQQVVWACSELARLGLVAGTAGNVTIRVPGTELIAASPSSVRYDALTAADACIVDLQSGDVVEGFRNPTSELLMHSAVHRARGPWVGAVIHAHSVSVTALSLLGRGIPPIVDEQVAILGGEIPLCPHELPGSAALAERVVEYLGDLRAVILAHHGMLGVGRDIHQALAVCHLAERLAEVMLKALPLGEPRPLPAEAQQLERAYYELSSRPPRPLFSA
- a CDS encoding dienelactone hydrolase family protein; the protein is MHIPGAVTDPSTVREFPVTIAVEDGHRLALHVARPAHPVGPLPGLVVIHEAYGVNDHLRDVTRRFAAQGFLAAAPDLFGRVGGAPALGTEIAEVMQRIGAMSDADGVADLRATVDWLRAQPGCNGRVGCIGFCMGGRLSLLLATHAGVLDRAVDCWGGRITRRTAPPDERRPEVVVDRVDRLACPLLGVFGADDQNPNADDLEELRTALRATGLEHRILVYEGAGHAFFADYRPTWREEPAHAAWAEFLRFLEPLKS
- a CDS encoding DUF971 domain-containing protein, which gives rise to MTVEEERVRAVSFAYDEPARALIVEWGDGAVQRIPFTVLRSSCPCAVCKGEMGRPGRFDVKPGLDAGEDELADINLVGLYGLGIRWGNGHDTGIFTFEHLRALGDDAER
- a CDS encoding FGGY family carbohydrate kinase, with amino-acid sequence MSELLLAVDLGGSGLRATAVDAAGTVVARAQRSLTQHLDLPPLGRRWDPAELRAAVAAAIGAVVHNLAPTGIAAVACTGQRIACAALDAAGETLYAGPNTDARGLTHGWRVDDAAGGELYDRTGRGLALLYAPARLLRLGDDDPTLLERVRHVLGTGEWLAHHLCGEVATDARGATELLALDVHAGEPWTGIWERLDLDPGWLPPIRRPGERLGEVTPVAAAATGLRPGTPVAVAPPDSMAALLGAGGVEPGTALVLAGSSMPILATATAPKRDRTRRTWGTPHPLAGFVCESNAGTTGLGWAWLAERLTGGIAGIDGDDAHALAERLAATAPPGSQGATGLAGGASVLDATRPSTFLPRMRVLAWPSEIMGADLGAADLLRAGLEEVAHSARANLEQAEAVRGGAGRLLLAGGMARSRLFTEILAGVCGRPVTVAAETDVTALGAAACAAVAAGLHPDLDAAVAAFRRPGVETDPDDGTIAVYAEAHRGWRDLYAQLESL
- a CDS encoding enoyl-CoA hydratase-related protein, whose protein sequence is MSTTITDPLLVAREGGVLTLTLNRPDKLNSFDITLLRSLAEATAEAREDESVRAVVITGGGRGFSAGADLTEGMREPVRRRLALRYAPIITAMRAMEKPVIAAVNGVAAGAGMSLALAADFRIAAESASFLLAFARIGLVPDAGATFFLPRLVGLAKAVELAMLADQIPAAEALRIGLVNRVVPDAELGSAARELAERLARGPFSLGLIKRAMNQSLVSDLGTQLQHEEDLQALAMASGDFMEGVTAFRDKRPAAFSGR
- a CDS encoding NAD(P)-dependent oxidoreductase, translating into MKVLILAPFDAAELARLRAVAGVVHESWVDERRMHSPDELAERVVAGGFDAVVVEAEFVTRDVLEAAPGLRVIASARGKPVNVDLAAATELGRIVLGTPGRNADSVADLCMGMLLDRIRHISAAARLVREGGWVVGLDDDALVPYIRFRGVELGGRRLGLLGFGAVARALARRALAFGMRVRAHDPFVDAAVLNRHGVTSGSLDNLLATSDVLSVHVERTPQTVGMLSAERLRALPRGAILLNTARAQVVDQDAIVQLVAEGHLAAAALDVVAPEPLPAGHPLLGDDRILVLPHIGGATHDVVRRHSEMIREDLELLIRGDRPLRCANPEVLGAVLRPG